Proteins encoded together in one Deinococcus hopiensis KR-140 window:
- a CDS encoding adenylosuccinate synthase: MPGIAIIGAQWGDEGKGKITDFLAPQAGYVVRYQGGANAGHTVTAKGQTFKLNLLPSGVLHPGTVSVLGDGMVIDPEKFLAERQNLLDGGLTPELRISDRAHLVLPHHKYVDGRKDFVGTTGRGIGPAYADRARRVGIRFGDLADETTLRERVERLLEAKPNSTRDAGWTSVADALGYLLPIRDALLPFVRDTGTDLRQAIKNGANVLFEGAQATLLDLNYGTYPFVTSSHPTVGGILVGAGVNHKAVGKVYGVAKAFNTRVGHGPFATEVFGEMETRLRGDGSKPWDEFGTTTGRARRVGWLDLELLRYAVDVNGFDGLVINKMDILAGLDTIKVCTAYGSEGQPVYRELSGWATTDGATSRETLPKEAQAYLDLIEETVNCPVVIFSCGPAREQTYGEVSWG; this comes from the coding sequence CCCGCAGGCGGGGTACGTGGTGCGCTATCAGGGCGGTGCGAACGCTGGGCACACCGTGACGGCGAAGGGACAGACCTTCAAGCTCAACCTGCTGCCCAGTGGCGTTCTGCATCCCGGAACCGTCAGCGTGCTGGGCGACGGCATGGTGATTGACCCCGAGAAATTCCTCGCCGAGCGTCAGAACCTGCTTGACGGTGGGCTGACCCCGGAGCTGCGGATCAGTGACCGCGCTCACCTCGTGCTGCCCCACCACAAGTACGTGGACGGCCGCAAGGACTTCGTGGGCACCACGGGGCGCGGCATCGGCCCGGCTTACGCGGACCGCGCCCGGCGGGTGGGCATCCGCTTCGGGGACCTCGCCGACGAGACCACCCTGCGCGAGCGCGTGGAGCGCCTGCTGGAGGCCAAGCCCAACTCCACCCGCGACGCGGGCTGGACCAGCGTCGCCGACGCCCTCGGCTACCTGCTGCCCATCCGTGACGCCCTGCTGCCCTTTGTGCGCGATACGGGTACCGACCTCCGCCAGGCCATCAAAAACGGGGCCAACGTCTTGTTCGAGGGCGCGCAGGCCACCCTGCTCGACCTGAACTACGGCACCTATCCCTTCGTGACCAGCAGCCACCCCACCGTGGGCGGCATCCTGGTGGGTGCGGGCGTAAACCACAAGGCCGTGGGCAAGGTCTACGGCGTCGCCAAGGCGTTCAACACGCGCGTGGGCCATGGCCCCTTCGCCACGGAGGTTTTCGGTGAGATGGAAACCCGACTGCGCGGTGACGGCTCCAAGCCCTGGGACGAGTTCGGCACCACCACTGGCCGCGCGCGCCGGGTGGGCTGGCTGGACCTGGAGCTGCTGCGCTACGCGGTAGACGTGAACGGCTTCGACGGGCTGGTTATCAACAAGATGGACATTCTGGCCGGTCTGGACACCATCAAGGTGTGCACGGCCTACGGCTCCGAGGGCCAGCCCGTCTACCGCGAGCTGTCCGGCTGGGCCACCACCGATGGGGCCACGAGCCGCGAGACACTGCCGAAAGAAGCCCAGGCTTACCTCGACCTGATTGAGGAGACGGTGAACTGCCCCGTGGTGATCTTCTCGTGTGGCCCTGCCCGCGAGCAGACCTACGGTGAGGTGTCTTGGGGATGA
- the folE gene encoding GTP cyclohydrolase I FolE: MTIHPTISADDEGQEVPGLRDLTHGWLAAVGEDPEREGLLKTPHRVAKAWGFLTAGYHKSLQDAAGDAVFEADGSEMVIVKDIEFYSMCEHHMLPFYGRAHIAYIPDGKILGLSKFARIVDLYSRRLQVQERITTQIADAVSELLDPRGVAVLMEGVHLCMAMRGVQKQNSSTTTSAMRGLFKSDARTRAEFMSAVQGTLRSR, from the coding sequence TTGACCATTCATCCCACCATCAGTGCCGACGACGAGGGGCAGGAGGTGCCGGGACTGCGTGACCTGACGCACGGCTGGCTCGCGGCCGTCGGGGAAGACCCTGAGCGTGAGGGCCTGCTCAAGACGCCCCACCGCGTCGCCAAGGCTTGGGGCTTTCTGACGGCCGGCTACCACAAGAGCCTGCAAGACGCTGCCGGGGACGCCGTGTTTGAGGCTGACGGCAGTGAAATGGTGATCGTCAAGGACATCGAGTTCTACTCCATGTGCGAACACCACATGCTGCCCTTCTACGGCCGCGCCCACATCGCCTACATCCCTGACGGCAAGATCCTGGGCCTGAGCAAGTTCGCGCGCATCGTGGACCTGTACTCGCGCCGCCTGCAGGTGCAGGAGCGCATCACCACCCAGATTGCCGACGCTGTGAGCGAACTGCTCGACCCCAGGGGCGTGGCCGTGCTGATGGAAGGCGTGCACCTGTGCATGGCGATGCGCGGCGTGCAAAAGCAGAACTCGTCTACCACCACCAGCGCGATGCGCGGCCTTTTCAAAAGTGACGCCCGCACCCGCGCCGAGTTTATGAGCGCGGTGCAGGGAACGCTGCGGTCACGGTAG
- a CDS encoding metal-sensitive transcriptional regulator, protein MRIPEGAHERAIHRLSIAWGHPEGIVRVLEQEDAYGVDVLRQIKAVQSALTGVGEGALRGHLEVRVATAIPRGDTVEMAEELMEALRYRYDTRPK, encoded by the coding sequence CTGCGCATACCGGAAGGTGCCCACGAGCGCGCCATCCACCGCCTGAGCATTGCGTGGGGGCACCCCGAAGGCATCGTGCGAGTACTGGAGCAAGAGGACGCCTACGGCGTGGACGTGCTGCGCCAGATCAAGGCCGTGCAGAGCGCTTTGACCGGAGTCGGAGAGGGTGCGCTGCGCGGCCACCTCGAAGTCCGCGTGGCGACGGCAATCCCCCGGGGCGACACGGTGGAGATGGCAGAGGAACTGATGGAGGCGCTGCGGTACCGGTATGACACGAGACCAAAGTGA
- a CDS encoding DUF305 domain-containing protein, with product MAQGGGHPRWAWDRWFLTPMIAHRQGAVEMAKPGFTRKKSAKLRKLVTTIIRGQTAEINRYHTSLEDVK from the coding sequence GTGGCGCAAGGTGGGGGCCACCCCAGGTGGGCCTGGGACCGCTGGTTTCTGACCCCGATGATCGCGCATCGCCAGGGCGCGGTCGAGATGGCGAAGCCCGGATTTACCCGGAAGAAGAGCGCCAAACTGCGTAAGCTCGTCACGACCATCATTCGGGGCCAGACGGCCGAGATCAACAGGTACCACACCTCGTTGGAGGACGTGAAATGA
- a CDS encoding CopZ family metallochaperone, whose amino-acid sequence MTTELNISGMSCGHCVKAVEKALGDVPGVQGVRVDLEGGKATVQGDAGTQALITAVTEEGYGAAVANQR is encoded by the coding sequence ATGACCACGGAACTGAACATCAGCGGAATGAGCTGCGGCCACTGCGTGAAGGCCGTTGAGAAGGCCCTGGGCGACGTGCCCGGTGTGCAGGGCGTGCGGGTGGACCTGGAGGGCGGCAAGGCCACTGTGCAGGGCGATGCCGGGACGCAGGCGCTGATCACCGCCGTGACCGAGGAAGGGTACGGAGCGGCGGTGGCAAACCAGCGGTGA
- a CDS encoding M20 family metallopeptidase — protein MTQTVDPVADLRDQLVAWRRHLHMNPEVGFEEHETAAYIEAELRRMRGLEVSRPTATSVLAVLKGAQPGRTLLLRADIDALPIEEENTFEFRSQKPGKMHACGHDGHTAILLGVARLLSAQREAVPGEVRMIFQHAEEIGPGGAEELVMKTDLMNGVDVVTGLHLNSQLPAGVVAVKPGAFMAAPDSLHLTIRGKGGHGAHPEQTVDPIAVGAQVVTNLQHVVSRHVAALDALVVSITYFQSGTTHNVIPDTAVLQGTVRTFDPELRQRAPQLIERVIKGVCEAHGATYELGYEFGYRPVINTAWVAERLREIAVETVGPEQYQDAQPTMGGEDFSAYLEKAPGAYFNVGSGSDAEDSRWPHHHPRFTIDEVSLETGVRMLHAAALRLTQPG, from the coding sequence ATGACACAAACCGTGGACCCGGTGGCAGACCTGCGTGACCAGCTCGTGGCTTGGCGGCGGCACCTGCACATGAACCCCGAAGTCGGCTTCGAGGAGCACGAGACGGCGGCGTACATCGAGGCCGAGTTGCGGCGGATGCGGGGGCTGGAAGTCTCGCGGCCCACAGCCACCAGCGTCCTCGCGGTCTTGAAGGGCGCGCAGCCGGGCCGAACGCTGCTGCTGCGCGCCGACATCGACGCCCTGCCCATCGAGGAGGAGAACACCTTCGAGTTCCGCTCGCAAAAGCCCGGCAAGATGCACGCCTGTGGGCACGATGGGCACACCGCAATTTTGCTGGGCGTGGCGCGGCTGCTCTCGGCGCAGCGTGAGGCCGTACCGGGAGAGGTCCGCATGATCTTCCAGCATGCCGAGGAGATTGGGCCGGGCGGGGCCGAGGAACTCGTGATGAAAACGGACCTCATGAACGGCGTGGACGTCGTGACGGGCCTGCACCTCAACAGCCAGCTGCCCGCTGGGGTGGTCGCCGTCAAGCCGGGTGCCTTTATGGCCGCGCCCGACAGCCTGCACCTCACCATTCGCGGCAAGGGAGGGCACGGCGCGCACCCCGAGCAGACGGTGGACCCCATTGCCGTGGGCGCGCAGGTTGTGACCAACCTCCAGCACGTGGTCAGCCGTCACGTGGCCGCCCTCGACGCGCTGGTGGTGTCCATCACCTACTTCCAGAGCGGCACCACCCACAACGTCATTCCCGACACGGCTGTCCTGCAGGGCACGGTGCGGACCTTTGACCCGGAGCTGCGCCAGCGCGCTCCTCAACTGATCGAGCGTGTGATCAAGGGTGTGTGCGAGGCGCACGGCGCGACGTATGAACTGGGGTATGAGTTTGGCTACCGGCCCGTGATCAACACCGCCTGGGTGGCCGAGCGGCTGAGGGAGATCGCGGTGGAGACGGTGGGCCCCGAGCAGTATCAGGACGCCCAGCCAACGATGGGCGGCGAAGACTTCAGCGCTTACCTCGAAAAGGCTCCAGGCGCGTACTTCAACGTGGGTTCGGGCAGTGATGCGGAGGACAGCCGCTGGCCGCACCACCACCCCCGCTTCACCATTGACGAGGTGAGCCTGGAAACGGGCGTGCGGATGCTGCACGCCGCGGCGCTGCGGCTGACGCAGCCCGGCTGA